In a single window of the Nodularia spumigena CCY9414 genome:
- a CDS encoding DUF3318 domain-containing protein, with product MTSYATSFAKAEMSELRRLKGLLPPELQSWVTVEGTTEVNPPMIRCEEIGKDQVEIQIDLVKWDALAMDQRNLLFWHEVARIQNDTIPKDGWEMAALAIGLGGAVGELWVQDGLLLVLALALCGVSGWRLYQKNNGEKQIRELLVADEKAIALATRFGYSLPNAYKSLGSALKTMIDNTPSKRQRSRYEARLSALKRSANKAKAKSKTTDEA from the coding sequence ATGACATCCTACGCAACCTCCTTTGCCAAGGCGGAAATGAGTGAACTCCGGCGGTTAAAAGGCTTACTACCGCCCGAATTGCAAAGCTGGGTCACGGTTGAAGGTACGACCGAAGTTAATCCACCGATGATCCGTTGCGAAGAAATTGGTAAAGACCAAGTAGAAATTCAAATTGACTTGGTGAAATGGGATGCGCTGGCAATGGATCAGCGTAATCTGCTGTTCTGGCATGAAGTTGCTCGCATTCAAAATGATACTATTCCCAAAGATGGCTGGGAAATGGCAGCATTGGCTATTGGTTTAGGCGGTGCTGTGGGCGAATTGTGGGTGCAGGATGGATTATTGCTGGTATTAGCTTTGGCACTATGTGGTGTCTCTGGCTGGCGATTGTATCAAAAGAATAATGGGGAAAAGCAAATCAGAGAATTGCTAGTTGCAGACGAGAAAGCGATCGCTCTCGCAACACGCTTTGGTTATAGTCTCCCTAACGCCTACAAGAGTCTGGGTAGTGCGTTAAAAACCATGATTGATAATACACCTAGCAAGCGCCAACGGTCTCGCTACGAAGCACGACTTTCGGCTCTCAAACGCAGTGCCAACAAAGCCAAAGCTAAATCTAAGACTACAGATGAAGCTTGA
- a CDS encoding YcjF family protein gives MVVKLQRPILVGGLGLSFSLWILQSWHDSIVQLSEFGLVGALAVGGGLWLFQKNRPKNSLESLDGMVVDRAMAESAIATTQTVINQLAIEAENHIALETLRAKVAQLLPELDRQEIKVAVTGGKSVGKSTLIQVLESNSWEATQQKVSFWETPPLFREAGDNSDAAVLAEIQQSDFVLFLTNGDLTDSEFQSLQQLKAANQPAILVFNKQDQYLADERASILLSLKQRMAENVVATAASPIAIKVRKHEADGTVEEWMEQPKPDIQQLTQQLSEALTQQRQQLVWKTTLRTAKLLKVEAKKWLNETRCDRATPIIEQYQWITAAAAFANPVPALDILATAAINAQMVMDLGNIYQQKFSWEQAQTVAGTMGSLMLKLGLVELSTKAVSIVLKTNAVTFVAGGVVQGVSAAYLTRVAGLSLVEYFAQQEIALDSGNALNLDKLRQTVQNVFQQNQQMGFLSAFVQQGVKRLSPQPQPETVG, from the coding sequence ATGGTTGTGAAGTTGCAGCGACCGATTTTAGTGGGAGGATTGGGACTATCCTTTTCCCTGTGGATATTACAAAGCTGGCATGATTCTATAGTGCAGCTGAGTGAGTTTGGTTTAGTTGGTGCTTTAGCTGTGGGTGGTGGTTTGTGGTTATTCCAGAAAAATCGCCCAAAAAATAGTTTAGAGTCGCTAGATGGTATGGTTGTAGATCGGGCAATGGCCGAAAGTGCGATCGCTACAACACAAACCGTAATTAACCAACTGGCAATAGAAGCAGAAAACCACATAGCCTTAGAGACATTACGAGCAAAAGTTGCCCAATTGCTGCCCGAATTAGACAGACAAGAAATTAAAGTAGCTGTTACAGGTGGTAAATCTGTGGGTAAAAGCACTTTAATTCAAGTGCTGGAGTCTAACAGTTGGGAAGCAACACAGCAAAAGGTAAGTTTCTGGGAAACTCCACCTTTGTTTAGAGAAGCCGGTGACAATTCAGATGCAGCTGTTTTAGCAGAAATTCAACAATCTGATTTTGTGCTGTTCCTAACCAACGGTGATTTGACAGACTCAGAATTTCAAAGTTTACAGCAGTTAAAAGCCGCAAATCAACCTGCTATTCTAGTTTTCAATAAACAAGATCAGTATTTAGCAGATGAACGTGCTAGTATTTTGCTGTCATTAAAACAGCGAATGGCGGAAAATGTAGTTGCAACGGCGGCTTCTCCCATTGCGATTAAAGTCAGGAAGCATGAAGCTGATGGTACTGTGGAAGAGTGGATGGAACAACCAAAGCCAGATATCCAGCAGTTAACACAGCAATTGAGTGAAGCGCTGACACAGCAAAGACAACAATTGGTGTGGAAAACCACTTTGAGAACAGCCAAGTTGTTGAAAGTTGAAGCGAAAAAGTGGCTAAATGAAACTAGATGCGATCGCGCCACCCCAATTATTGAACAATATCAATGGATAACTGCGGCTGCTGCCTTTGCTAACCCAGTCCCAGCGTTGGATATTCTCGCTACTGCGGCAATTAATGCTCAGATGGTGATGGATTTAGGTAATATCTATCAGCAGAAGTTTTCTTGGGAACAAGCGCAAACCGTAGCTGGAACCATGGGAAGTTTGATGCTGAAACTAGGTTTAGTAGAACTTTCCACAAAAGCTGTAAGTATAGTTCTCAAAACTAACGCTGTCACCTTCGTTGCTGGTGGTGTAGTCCAGGGTGTCAGTGCAGCTTATCTTACCAGAGTAGCCGGGTTAAGCTTAGTGGAATATTTTGCACAGCAAGAAATAGCCCTAGATTCAGGAAACGCCTTGAATTTAGACAAATTGCGCCAAACTGTGCAAAACGTCTTCCAGCAAAACCAGCAGATGGGTTTTTTGTCAGCCTTTGTTCAGCAAGGTGTCAAGCGTTTATCGCCACAACCACAGCCTGAAACTGTAGGATAA
- a CDS encoding Cfr10I/Bse634I family restriction endonuclease, whose product MFNNTEWLTENSNGKFRINSRAIYRDLSSKIVNKLDQNLSVSEILDWMRNETSKAFREKYSQNPQVGALNKATGGWNELMATSLLSEIVLNINQENEVCIAVFSMPNSRPQIEGVDQSYSSFLNLFKNEYFANINNASAKIKPFKDNIFMPSPDDIIAVIEDEKNSKIVNSLLEQQARDPDTLALYNSFKGKLGIKEVKAAISLKTSNRPDRRYQPLFEAAMVKAMGYVLQQIWKYFMVVSELTPADRTIFSTAIAPHGVALEKNLKLVDGTYLYSRKADLLPLVNDAIKK is encoded by the coding sequence ATGTTTAATAATACAGAATGGTTGACAGAAAATTCAAATGGTAAATTTCGTATTAATAGCAGAGCTATCTACAGAGATTTATCTTCTAAGATAGTGAATAAACTAGATCAAAACCTATCTGTTAGTGAAATTTTAGACTGGATGAGAAACGAAACAAGTAAAGCTTTTAGAGAAAAGTATTCGCAAAATCCTCAAGTTGGCGCTCTCAACAAGGCGACAGGAGGATGGAATGAGTTAATGGCAACTAGCTTGCTGTCTGAGATTGTCTTAAATATTAATCAGGAAAATGAAGTGTGCATTGCTGTCTTTTCCATGCCAAATTCAAGACCACAAATAGAAGGAGTAGATCAATCATATTCAAGTTTTTTAAATTTATTCAAAAATGAATATTTTGCCAATATAAATAATGCTTCAGCAAAAATTAAACCTTTTAAAGATAATATTTTTATGCCTAGCCCCGACGATATTATTGCTGTGATTGAAGATGAAAAAAATTCAAAAATTGTAAACTCACTTTTAGAACAACAAGCAAGAGATCCAGATACTTTGGCACTGTACAATTCTTTTAAAGGAAAGCTAGGTATAAAAGAAGTCAAGGCAGCAATTTCTCTAAAAACTTCAAACCGTCCAGATCGTCGCTATCAGCCTTTGTTTGAGGCAGCTATGGTTAAAGCAATGGGGTATGTATTGCAGCAAATTTGGAAATATTTTATGGTTGTCAGCGAGTTAACTCCAGCTGATAGAACTATATTTAGTACAGCAATTGCTCCTCATGGTGTTGCACTTGAAAAAAATTTAAAGCTAGTGGATGGAACATATTTATATTCTAGAAAAGCAGATTTATTACCATTAGTAAACGATGCTATTAAAAAATAG
- a CDS encoding glycosyltransferase family 4 protein has translation MRILIYSYNYYPEPIGIAPLMTELAEGLSKRGHQVRVITAMPNYPEREIYEAYRGKWYLNEYKNNVQIQRSYIWIRPQPNLLDRVLLDASFVVTSFLPALFGWRPDVILSTSPSLPVCVPAALLGWLRACPVVLNLQDILPEAAIHVGLLKNKLLIKVFTALEQFAYHTASKISVIADEFVENLLSKGVAPDKIEQIPNWVDVNFIRPSSQKNNSFRAAHNLNGKFVVLYSGNIGLTQGLETVIKAASGLRHIQDIAFVIVGESKGLQRLQKYCLKCGADNVLLLPLQPRKQLPQMLAAADVGLIVQKQNVVSFNMPSKIQLLLASGRALVASVPESGTAAKAVRQSGGGVIVPPEDPKALATAILDLYKHPEKVKELGVNSRQYAMEQYAFEQALNQYEDLFYSVIANSPGIESQVVRKQEV, from the coding sequence ATGCGGATTTTAATTTACTCCTACAACTACTATCCAGAACCAATTGGCATAGCCCCACTGATGACAGAATTAGCAGAAGGACTGTCTAAACGTGGGCATCAAGTTCGCGTAATCACTGCTATGCCCAACTATCCTGAGCGTGAAATTTACGAAGCTTACCGGGGTAAATGGTATTTGAATGAATATAAAAATAATGTTCAAATCCAACGCAGTTATATCTGGATTCGTCCGCAACCCAATCTGTTAGATCGAGTATTGTTAGATGCTAGTTTTGTGGTGACAAGCTTTTTACCTGCTCTGTTCGGCTGGCGACCAGATGTAATTCTCTCCACCTCGCCATCACTACCTGTTTGTGTCCCAGCAGCCCTTTTAGGATGGTTACGCGCCTGCCCTGTGGTGTTAAATCTTCAAGATATCTTACCCGAAGCCGCGATTCATGTGGGACTGCTAAAAAATAAATTACTGATCAAGGTATTTACTGCATTAGAACAATTTGCTTATCACACAGCCTCAAAAATTAGCGTGATTGCGGATGAATTTGTCGAAAATTTGCTCTCTAAGGGGGTAGCACCTGACAAAATCGAGCAAATTCCTAACTGGGTTGATGTGAATTTTATTCGCCCCTCGTCCCAAAAAAATAATTCTTTTCGTGCGGCACATAACCTGAATGGCAAATTTGTAGTGCTATATTCTGGGAATATTGGACTGACACAAGGTTTAGAAACTGTGATTAAAGCGGCTTCTGGGTTGCGTCACATTCAAGATATCGCCTTTGTGATTGTGGGTGAGTCTAAAGGATTGCAGCGATTACAAAAGTATTGTTTAAAGTGCGGTGCAGATAACGTTTTGCTGCTACCGCTTCAACCCCGCAAACAGTTACCACAAATGTTAGCAGCTGCCGATGTTGGTTTGATAGTGCAGAAGCAAAATGTGGTGTCTTTCAATATGCCATCGAAAATTCAATTGCTACTGGCCAGTGGTCGGGCATTGGTGGCATCTGTACCCGAAAGTGGCACAGCTGCAAAAGCTGTTAGACAAAGTGGTGGGGGAGTAATTGTACCACCAGAAGACCCCAAGGCTTTAGCAACAGCAATTTTAGACTTGTACAAGCACCCGGAAAAAGTTAAAGAATTAGGTGTTAACAGTCGTCAATATGCTATGGAACAATATGCCTTTGAGCAAGCCTTAAATCAATATGAAGATTTATTTTACTCAGTAATCGCCAATAGTCCAGGAATTGAGTCTCAAGTAGTCAGAAAGCAGGAAGTATGA
- a CDS encoding DNA cytosine methyltransferase → MSISPCIFSFFSGSGFLDLGFENSGFNIVYVNEIFKPFMKAYRYSREILKLPQPEYGYHEGEAADVSKLITGTEGQRLHELVKDCRKSDHIIGFIGGPPCPDFSVGGKNKGKLGDNGKLSADYVELICQNLPDFFLFENVKGLWRTTKHRLFFESLKQKLSQAGYILTERLINAIEYGVPQDRERIILVGFRNNLINNMGIELSSDNLLPEGAFPWESQVLYPQKQVFNYPWQKCEIFKENSIISCPENIPQELTVEYWFRNNHVLRHPNTQHYFKPRAGIVRFAAVDEGDVSKKSFKRLHRWRYSPTACYGNNEVHLHPYKVRRISVAEALAIQSLPANFALPEDMSLTNMFKTIGNGVPYLASKALAQTILDFLITKNWHSLERLNNQLELPLSLKFS, encoded by the coding sequence ATGAGTATTTCCCCTTGTATTTTTTCCTTTTTTTCTGGCTCAGGTTTTCTCGATTTAGGCTTTGAAAATAGCGGTTTTAATATTGTCTACGTCAATGAAATATTTAAACCATTTATGAAAGCATATCGCTATTCACGGGAAATCCTTAAACTCCCACAGCCAGAGTATGGATATCACGAAGGGGAAGCCGCAGACGTAAGCAAACTCATTACAGGTACAGAAGGACAACGCCTCCATGAATTAGTCAAAGACTGCCGCAAGTCTGATCATATAATTGGCTTTATTGGTGGTCCCCCCTGTCCTGACTTTTCGGTTGGGGGAAAAAATAAAGGAAAATTAGGAGATAATGGGAAACTTTCGGCTGACTATGTAGAATTAATTTGTCAAAATCTGCCAGACTTCTTTTTATTCGAGAATGTAAAAGGTTTGTGGCGGACGACAAAACACCGTTTATTCTTTGAATCATTAAAGCAGAAATTAAGCCAAGCTGGTTATATATTAACAGAAAGGTTAATTAATGCTATTGAATACGGTGTACCCCAGGATAGAGAAAGAATTATTCTTGTGGGTTTTAGAAATAATTTAATCAATAATATGGGAATAGAACTCAGTAGTGATAATTTACTACCAGAAGGGGCATTTCCTTGGGAAAGCCAGGTTTTATATCCTCAAAAACAGGTTTTTAATTATCCTTGGCAAAAGTGCGAAATATTCAAAGAAAATTCTATAATATCTTGTCCTGAAAACATACCTCAAGAATTAACCGTTGAATACTGGTTTAGAAACAATCATGTTTTGCGTCATCCCAATACTCAACATTATTTTAAACCAAGGGCAGGTATTGTCAGATTTGCGGCTGTTGATGAAGGAGATGTTTCTAAGAAATCTTTTAAACGTCTGCACAGATGGCGTTATTCACCGACAGCTTGCTATGGTAATAATGAAGTACATTTACATCCCTACAAAGTCCGGCGGATTTCTGTAGCAGAAGCTTTAGCTATTCAATCTTTACCTGCAAATTTTGCACTTCCAGAGGATATGTCACTCACTAATATGTTTAAAACTATTGGGAATGGTGTACCTTATTTGGCATCAAAGGCTTTAGCTCAAACTATTCTCGATTTTTTAATAACTAAAAATTGGCATTCTCTAGAGAGATTGAATAATCAATTAGAGTTGCCTTTATCATTAAAGTTTAGTTAA
- the deoC gene encoding deoxyribose-phosphate aldolase — translation MAADYIDIAPFIDHSLLMPTATPEQVEQWCAEADRFNFAAVCLHPSYVKQAAELLHGRKPQVCTVIGFPMGATTSAVKLYEAQEAAENGATELDVVINLGWLKAGKTEAVHREIAEICEETGQTVKVILETNLLTDAEKKLAAEVSMEAGAAFLKTSTGWNGGATLADVRLLKEITKDSLGIKASGGIRTYNEAIELILAGATRLGTSRSIDLLRQRDNLNKGE, via the coding sequence ATGGCAGCAGACTATATTGATATTGCGCCATTTATCGATCATTCTCTGCTGATGCCGACGGCTACTCCAGAGCAGGTTGAGCAATGGTGTGCAGAAGCAGACAGATTTAATTTTGCGGCGGTTTGTCTTCATCCCTCCTATGTGAAGCAAGCAGCAGAACTCCTCCACGGTAGAAAGCCTCAAGTTTGTACAGTCATCGGCTTTCCTATGGGGGCGACAACTTCAGCCGTTAAGCTCTATGAGGCTCAGGAAGCTGCGGAAAATGGAGCGACTGAGCTAGATGTGGTAATTAACTTAGGTTGGTTAAAGGCGGGCAAAACTGAAGCTGTTCATCGCGAAATTGCGGAAATTTGTGAAGAAACTGGGCAAACTGTCAAGGTGATTCTGGAAACTAACCTACTGACTGATGCTGAAAAAAAGTTGGCTGCGGAAGTATCTATGGAAGCTGGGGCGGCTTTCTTAAAAACCAGTACAGGTTGGAATGGTGGTGCTACTTTGGCGGATGTGCGGCTGTTGAAGGAAATTACTAAAGACAGCTTGGGAATTAAAGCTTCTGGTGGTATTCGCACCTACAATGAAGCTATAGAGCTAATCCTAGCCGGTGCTACTAGATTAGGTACGTCTCGGAGTATTGATTTGCTCCGCCAGCGCGATAACCTGAATAAGGGTGAATAG
- a CDS encoding 7-carboxy-7-deazaguanine synthase QueE codes for MTVKTTVQPTARLIEVFSAIQGEGLNVGTRQLFIRFALCDLRCHFCDSAHTWNAPATCRIELTPGLRDFEIHSNPVSLPILIQWVERQNLPCLHDSISLTGGEPLLHAAFLKEFLPQVRSLTNLPIYLESGGHRPEQLAMVLPYLDSVGMDLKLPSVSGESLWTEHTNFLQLCFNTHLEVFVKIIISDNTDPAELERSAAMVADVSPDIPIFLQPVTPLAASEQLTETPVLAPAPEKVLMWQALMKQFVPQVRVIPQTHKMLNQL; via the coding sequence ATGACTGTCAAAACTACGGTTCAACCTACAGCACGCCTGATTGAGGTCTTTTCTGCTATTCAAGGGGAAGGACTGAATGTCGGGACACGTCAACTTTTTATTCGCTTTGCTTTATGTGACTTGCGCTGCCACTTTTGCGATAGCGCCCACACTTGGAATGCACCCGCTACTTGTCGAATAGAGCTTACGCCTGGATTGCGCGACTTTGAAATCCACTCTAATCCTGTCTCATTACCCATTTTAATTCAATGGGTTGAAAGGCAAAATCTACCTTGTCTACACGATAGCATTAGCTTAACAGGCGGGGAACCCCTTCTTCATGCAGCTTTCTTAAAGGAATTTTTGCCCCAAGTGCGATCGCTTACCAACTTACCCATATATCTAGAGTCAGGCGGACATCGCCCAGAACAGTTGGCAATGGTTTTACCCTACCTCGACTCTGTAGGCATGGATTTAAAACTGCCCAGTGTGAGTGGCGAAAGTCTCTGGACAGAACATACAAACTTTTTACAATTATGTTTCAATACACATTTAGAAGTTTTTGTCAAGATAATTATTTCTGACAATACAGATCCAGCCGAGTTGGAACGTTCTGCGGCCATGGTGGCTGATGTTAGCCCAGATATCCCCATATTTTTACAACCTGTGACACCTTTAGCCGCCTCAGAACAACTTACCGAAACACCTGTACTAGCACCTGCTCCAGAAAAAGTTTTGATGTGGCAAGCTTTAATGAAGCAGTTTGTCCCACAAGTCCGGGTTATACCTCAAACTCACAAAATGTTAAATCAACTGTAG
- a CDS encoding CGLD27 family protein, producing MIRPSVDHCPVPTEQQPLNEYEELKTSWLFCDCILNWRDYITKILWIWSLSWLVAGPIAAASFPPHKQLAHFILCGAAGASVGVILVLVRLFLGWLYVRDRLYNPTVFYEESGWYDGQTWTKPEEVIMRDRLIVSYEIKPILQRLKFTSAALAGMFLIGTIVWQLS from the coding sequence ATGATTAGGCCTTCGGTTGACCATTGTCCAGTTCCAACAGAGCAACAACCGCTCAATGAATACGAAGAGTTAAAAACGTCTTGGCTCTTTTGTGATTGCATCTTAAATTGGCGCGACTACATCACGAAAATACTTTGGATTTGGAGTTTATCGTGGCTGGTAGCCGGGCCAATAGCAGCAGCTAGCTTCCCCCCACATAAGCAACTTGCCCATTTCATCCTCTGTGGTGCGGCTGGAGCGAGTGTAGGGGTGATTTTGGTACTAGTGCGGTTGTTCTTGGGCTGGCTCTATGTACGCGATCGCCTCTACAATCCGACCGTATTTTATGAAGAGTCAGGTTGGTACGACGGCCAAACTTGGACGAAGCCGGAGGAAGTGATCATGCGCGATCGCCTAATTGTGTCATACGAAATCAAACCGATTCTCCAGAGGTTAAAATTTACCTCTGCTGCCTTGGCGGGAATGTTTCTTATTGGTACTATAGTTTGGCAATTGTCATAA
- a CDS encoding anti-sigma factor antagonist (This anti-anti-sigma factor, or anti-sigma factor antagonist, belongs to a family that includes characterized members SpoIIAA, RsbV, RsfA, and RsfB.) has translation MATKVQSFMTSQPTQEVFPVTSFQETVIVKVSARLSVLEAVSFKQTCQDLTQENTPPKQIIVDFNQTTFMDSSGLGALVSNFKNAQKKGVALTLRNVTPQVMAVLNLTGLDEVFPIESSSERLPRQTHTPTDTHKSNFRKVEQLPTTHRSVASWMKRVIDVVGAIVGLVITGFLFIPIIVAIQMDDPGPIFFGQIRCGWMGKRFKIWKFRSMCVDAEAKKCQVKNQVQGAFFKNEKDPRVTRVGRFLRRTSLDELPQFWNVLKGDMSLVGTRPPTPDEVERYEVPEWQRLDVKPGMTGEWQVNGRSTVRCFEDVIRLDLGYQKNWSLFYDLKLICKTVAILFHKNSGAV, from the coding sequence ATGGCAACGAAAGTGCAGAGCTTCATGACTAGCCAACCCACACAGGAAGTCTTTCCAGTTACTTCCTTCCAGGAAACTGTAATAGTAAAGGTATCAGCACGGTTAAGCGTGCTTGAGGCAGTAAGCTTTAAGCAAACCTGCCAAGATTTAACTCAAGAAAATACACCTCCCAAGCAAATTATTGTTGATTTTAACCAAACTACTTTTATGGATAGTAGTGGTTTGGGTGCGCTAGTGAGTAATTTCAAAAATGCCCAGAAAAAAGGGGTAGCCTTGACTTTGCGGAATGTCACCCCTCAAGTCATGGCAGTGCTAAACCTGACAGGATTAGATGAAGTTTTTCCTATTGAGTCTAGCAGCGAAAGGTTGCCAAGACAAACCCACACACCCACAGATACCCACAAGAGTAACTTTCGCAAAGTAGAGCAACTACCCACCACTCATCGTTCTGTGGCATCTTGGATGAAACGGGTCATAGATGTTGTGGGCGCAATAGTGGGTTTGGTAATTACAGGATTCTTGTTTATTCCCATTATAGTAGCTATCCAAATGGATGATCCTGGCCCCATTTTCTTTGGTCAAATTCGCTGTGGTTGGATGGGCAAACGGTTTAAAATTTGGAAATTCCGCTCCATGTGTGTAGATGCTGAAGCGAAGAAATGTCAAGTAAAAAATCAAGTCCAAGGTGCATTTTTCAAGAACGAAAAAGATCCCAGAGTGACACGGGTAGGGCGGTTTTTGCGCCGAACCAGCTTGGATGAATTACCGCAATTTTGGAACGTTCTCAAAGGAGATATGAGCTTAGTGGGTACTAGACCACCCACACCTGATGAAGTAGAGCGCTATGAAGTACCGGAATGGCAACGTTTAGATGTTAAACCCGGTATGACTGGAGAATGGCAAGTTAATGGACGATCTACAGTACGCTGTTTTGAGGATGTAATTCGCCTAGATTTAGGATATCAAAAAAATTGGAGTTTATTCTACGATTTGAAATTAATTTGCAAAACTGTAGCAATTCTATTTCATAAAAATAGTGGTGCTGTTTAG
- the rsfS gene encoding ribosome silencing factor translates to MSDYFQGNFPLQSVSKIKNAPRGLEAQTKEVSDNLALTVAEAALDRKADDILVLRVAEVSYLADYFVIMTGYSRVQVRAIAESIEAKVQTDWQRRPLQTEGKADSSWVLLDYGEVIVHIMMPTEREFYNLEAFWVHAERISLANSDEGGGKPQ, encoded by the coding sequence ATGTCTGATTATTTCCAAGGAAATTTCCCATTACAGTCTGTCTCAAAGATCAAGAATGCACCCAGAGGATTAGAGGCTCAAACCAAAGAGGTGAGTGATAATTTAGCTTTGACTGTCGCCGAAGCAGCTTTAGACCGCAAAGCGGATGATATTTTAGTTCTTAGGGTAGCAGAGGTATCTTATCTGGCAGACTATTTTGTGATCATGACCGGCTACTCTAGAGTACAAGTCAGGGCGATCGCTGAATCAATTGAAGCTAAGGTACAAACTGATTGGCAACGACGACCTTTGCAAACAGAAGGCAAAGCTGATAGTAGTTGGGTGCTGCTAGATTACGGCGAAGTGATTGTTCACATCATGATGCCCACAGAGAGAGAATTTTATAATTTAGAAGCATTCTGGGTTCATGCAGAACGCATTTCGCTGGCAAATTCTGATGAGGGCGGGGGTAAGCCACAATGA
- a CDS encoding asparaginase: MTMGKRTQAKPLEVRLLREGITESRHIVEAVVCDERGRVLSVAGNSETTAFVRSALKPFQALAVTTTGTLERYNLSDRDLAIISSSHKGTIEQVRQVFNIIWRADLDPTALQCPIPEGKKSPLEYNCSGKHAGMLAVCQQRHWPLNNYLERKHPVQQLILGKVAELLRMPAEEFLSAHDDCGAPTYLMQISQMASLYALLASSSNVDMERIVRAMTHHAAMVAGVGEFDTELMRLAPGELVSKSGAEGVQCIGRLGEGMGLTIKVMDGAKRAKYAVAIHLLQQMGWISPSAADSLCEKFMSIGKYKRLEVIGELSFL, from the coding sequence ATGACAATGGGAAAACGAACTCAAGCCAAACCCCTAGAAGTCCGGCTACTGCGGGAAGGGATTACTGAATCGAGGCATATAGTCGAGGCTGTTGTTTGCGACGAACGGGGACGGGTTCTATCCGTTGCCGGCAACTCTGAAACTACTGCATTTGTCCGTTCAGCACTCAAACCATTTCAGGCACTCGCAGTCACCACCACAGGCACGCTGGAACGCTATAATTTGAGCGATCGCGATTTAGCCATTATTAGCAGTTCCCACAAAGGCACAATCGAACAGGTCAGACAGGTATTTAATATTATTTGGCGGGCCGACCTTGACCCGACAGCACTCCAATGTCCGATTCCTGAAGGTAAAAAAAGCCCCCTGGAATATAATTGCTCCGGTAAACACGCCGGAATGTTAGCTGTTTGTCAACAACGACATTGGCCTTTAAATAACTACTTGGAACGCAAACACCCAGTACAGCAGTTAATTTTGGGCAAAGTCGCAGAATTGTTGCGAATGCCAGCCGAGGAGTTTCTCAGCGCTCACGACGACTGCGGCGCACCCACCTATCTGATGCAAATCAGTCAAATGGCATCTTTGTATGCGCTATTAGCCTCTAGTAGCAATGTTGATATGGAGCGAATTGTCCGCGCTATGACTCATCATGCCGCTATGGTGGCAGGAGTTGGCGAATTTGACACAGAACTGATGCGTTTAGCTCCAGGGGAACTGGTAAGTAAATCCGGTGCTGAAGGAGTGCAATGTATTGGGCGACTGGGTGAAGGTATGGGATTAACGATTAAAGTCATGGATGGAGCCAAACGTGCAAAATATGCCGTGGCCATCCACTTACTTCAGCAGATGGGTTGGATCAGTCCCAGTGCCGCCGACAGCCTCTGTGAGAAGTTTATGTCTATAGGAAAATACAAGCGTTTAGAAGTAATTGGAGAATTATCTTTTTTATAG